TTACCACCGGTGTGAAAAATCGTGCTGTCTACCTGGTTTGCATTACGCGATAAACTGCGCTGACAAAACGATTGCAAATATGGCGCAACGTGTGGGATCGAATGCATCACCTCTTTATCTAAAGAAAATTTAAAGCCCTGATGCGTGATGTCATATTCAATATAAGGGATGGTATCTTTAATCGTCACACTCTGGTTGTTAATAAGCTTAAGGCCAGATACCAGGCTGTCGCCCCGCATTACCACCGCGGCTGCACCATCGGCAAATAAAGCGTCACTGATAAAGTCCTGCAACCGATTGGCTTCTTTATGAAAGCACAATGAGGATGTTTCAACACAGACGATCAGCACATTGCTGTTTTTTCGGCTCTGACAATATTCGAACGCCCGCCCGATTGCCGACGCACCAGCCACACACCCCAATTGTGCAACCGGGATTTGTTTGGTTTCGTTACGTAAACCCAGCCGGTTGATCAGGTGGGCTGTTAAAGAGGGCATCATAAAACCGGTGCAGGAAGTGGCAATCACCATATCTATATCCTCAGGTGCAACCTGAGCATTTTCCATCGCCTCAATAGCTACCGTTTCAGCCATTTCAATGGCGGCCTCTTTATAGCGTGCAGCTCGCGCGCCAAAATCCTGAAGTTTCACAATCTCTGTCAGGGGCAAAATCAAATGTCGATTCTTTACCTCTGTATTTTGGATCATCTCAAAAGCCCGTTGCTTATATGGGCTGTCTGGGTGGCAAATCTCAATTACGGTCATGATGTCATCTGCATTGACAAGGTGTTCAGGGTAAAAAGTCGCAGGTTTGCATAATGTGGTCATGTTGTATCTCCTTTTGAATTCTTACAAAAAGACCTGACCACCGCGAAAAACTTTCACAAAAATAAAAAATAAAATTAACAACGGGGAGTTTGAAACATTTATTTATCTTACATAAAATCAGTACACTAGAGCAAAAACCGCAACAAAAGGTTAATTAAGAATTAATAAAAAGGAAGTGTATTCAGATCGGTAACACTGTACATTAACTGCGCGTTCAATCTGGTGAACGTAACAACTAAAGGAATGAACATGAAACTGACGCTAAAAAAGACATCAATCAAACATCTCTCGACAAACGCCAGACAAATACATCAGGCAGACACACCGCAAGTCGCCGGTGGCACCTGGAGTCCAACAGTGCTGTATGCCTGTGCGACATCTTTATGTTACAGCCGCTTCGTATGCTCATAATCAAGTAACACGTTGAGCAAATGTGCTCTGCCGCACCTGAGTACGCGACAGAGCTTTGCTTTATTCAGCTGAGGCTGAAACGGTGTTACCCGTAATCTGCATGCCACTCAATCGAACCAGCAACTTACTCAGTACCGTATCCTTACCGCGCCGATAATCATCCCAGCTCGGTTCAATATGAATATCAGGATACACAGCGTCACTTTGTTCTGCGATAAATGGATAGTAGCGCTTAGATAAGGTGAAACGACGGCCAGAGTTAGGCATTAAAAACTGACTATTTTCCGCAAAATGATTTGGATCGCCTCCGGTTGGGGTACCAACTACCTGAGCGTTCAAAATTTGTCTGAACTGGGCCGTATTCGACATTGCAGCAGAAAATGTCACACTATCCGTCAGCACATAAACACCCCGCATCCAGTCAACCTGGTCCAGAGGCAGTAAACAGGCAGACAGTGCCAGACCCGAGTAAAAATTCCCGCCACTGTTGCCCCTGAAATCAATGATCAGATACCGTGAGCCAGCCGACTCAAGTGTTGATTGCAGTGCATCACAACGCGACATCACTTGCTCAGGAGTCGGGTAAGACGAAAAGTCAAAATACGCCGCTTTTTGATTCTCTAACAGACTCAATGTGATCCCTGGCATCCCGATATCTTGCACAGTCAACTTAGGTTCCACACGTGAATAAGCAGAGCCAAGCTTGCCAAACTCCCGCATACTGACCGGAGAAATCTGTAAGGTTTTTTCGTTCGTGCCAGCGATAAAGTGAAAAGAGGTTGGTAAACCCTGCTTAACTATACCAAGACCCAGCAACAGCTTATGTAAAGACAGGTAATATGCAAAACTGCTTTGCTCGCTGAACCGATTGTCCACACCAGGGAGCACAGGTGCAAGTTGAGTGTACAGCTCAGCAACGCTCAGACCATTGATTGAATGAAGCTGAGTACCGATTAACTCACGATACTCAGAAGTCGCATCTACCACTTTCAAAGTATCGCCAAAAAACTTAAAGCGAAACGGAAAGTGTTGATGCGGCCCCGACATCATCAAATAGTTACTGTGACCATCCCCTATCGCCCGGCTTATTGCCATTAAACGGGTTTCAACCTGGGCTTCGCTCAGTTCGGGCAGAGCCGTTTTAAGCGTTTCGACCTTGTGCTTAAAATCCACCTCCGTGAGCGTATGAAATGGATGAATATGCCGGGCTCTTACCTGATGTGCATAAAAATCAATGTCAGTGATCCAGGCCTGTTGCTCTGCCTCATTAAGCGGAGTCGCAGCAACATGCGTCACACAGCAACCCAGCAATAGTGCTTTAACCGTGTCATTCATCGATTAATTCCCTTAGTGTATTGCGACGGAGATACGCCAAACTGTCTGATAAATGCGCGTCTGAAGCTGTCATAGTTATTAAACCCCAGCTTACCGGCCACATGCCGCAGACTGATGTTTTCTTCTGATAACAGATCACGGGCATGGTTGAGCTTAAGCACTTTAAAATAATGACTCGGTGTGCAGTTCAGGTGCTGCTTAAACAAACGGGTAAGCTGTCGCTCGCTGAGATGACAAAACTCCGCCATCCTTGCAACAGAAACGGATTGGTTAAGCTGCGTCGTCAACCATTCCATAAGCGGAGAGAGCTTCAAACTGTCACCCGATTGCAATGCCAGCGCATCTGAATACTGGCGCTGATTCCCTGAGCGCTGCAAATACACCACCAGGTCTTTGGCAACTTGTGCAGCAACACTGTTACCGTGATCCTCACGAACAATGGCAAGTGCTAAATCGACCCCGGACAACACACCGGCTGATGACCAGATGTGTTTATCCTGTATGTAGAGTGGCTCTGGTGAAATGGTACAGTGACTATGCAGCCGGGCCAGGCTATCACAATGCCGCCAGTGCGTGGTTAACGTTAAGGCCTTTTGCGGAAAAAGCCGGGCGAGCACAAATGCACCGGTACATATACTGAAAACGCGCTGAGCTCTGCCCGCCAGTTCAGACAGTCTCTCAACCTGCCTGGCATTGAGCGATAACGTGCGCATGCCATTGCCCCCACATATGATCAAGTCGTCTACTGCAAACTCGTCTTCCAGACCATAATCAGCCTGAACTTGCTGACCATAAACCGTTGTTACAGGTCCAGCCTCTAAACTCAATAACTTACACTCATACGCATGAGACACATGGGAATTGGTCTCCATAAACGCATCTAAAGGCCCAAATAAATCCAGTGCCTGAAATCCGTCAGCGATAAAATATACTTGTTTTCTTGTCATGCTTTACTCCTTCGGCACATATCATAGCTCACCCTGACACGTCGCTTATTGCATTTTAACGACAAAAAAAGACATCTTGAATGGTGAAATCGCAAGATAAGACCCGGTGTGGCTTTATCTGGCAGCTGCGTTCATAGAAAAAGGGGGTTTGGAGGTTTACTGAAGAAATTCGTACTTGTTCAACAACGTTTGATAAGCAGCGCTACGTTTAAACTGCACCATTTTAAGATTAAAGGCCTCTTTAAGATCTGAGTCCCGAAAAGCGATACGATACGGCGATGCAGGAAACAGATGATGAACCGATACATTGGGCATCTGATCCTGACCAACAACCGCTTTGCTGAGGTGATTGAATATATTGACATCCATAACCACGACATCCACTTTCCCCTGCAACAGCAATTCTACCTGTTTTTGCTGATCGGGTAGCTCAATGTACAAAGGACTGCTGGCGGTCGCCAGTCGATACTCCATGCCCAGTACCAAAGAAGCATTCTGAAAGCCAATCACAGCGTAATTTTCTAAAGCGCTGATATTGGGTATTATTAACTTCCGGCTTTTTAAACTGATGGCAGTATTGTGGTAGGTGATATAAGGCTCGGATAATACCGCACCGGCCAGGTCCATGCGCCGGTTCATGGTCAGTGCTGCGTCTACTTTGTGTGTTTTCAACAGTGAATCTGAGCGACCAAAGGGAACATACACAAACCGCAGGTCATGACCCAGCAAGGCAAAAATGGCCTTTACCATATCCAGTTCGAAGCCAGTATCCCCCTGTTCAACCACATACGGGGGTTTAGTCCAGCCAACGGAAACATCTAATACGTCAGCTACGGCAAGTTTGCCGAACGACAGCGCGGATATCAAAATGCTACAAATAATAAACCACTGCGATGAGTTCATTGCACCTACCAACTTCCTTCTATACCTATTATTTTAGAGGGGTTTGCACACGCTGCAATACCTTATCGAAAGAAGATTTTTATTTAGGGCAAGGACGCAGAGATGACGCGGTTTGTAAGAAAGGAAGTGATGTAAAAACTCAATACAGGGCCGGCTGTGCAGCCCTGAAATACAATACGGCGCCAGTTTAGATATTATTAAACAAGCTGGTCGCCCATGCTTTTTCCCATGAACCATCCTGGAACAGGATAATAGCAGTGGCTGCGTGTACCGTGTTTGCAGAAGTTTGTACCGTACATGATGTGCTGCTAGACACACCACAGCTGGCAGCAGCGCCATCCCAAACGACATTACTTACTGCTTTGTCCGATACAATTTTATAGGTTGTGCTGGCAGTTTCTGAGCCAAACTCAACCGTATAACAGGTGTAACCGCCGTACTCACGGTTATACTGCGCTTCACCAATTTCGCAATCCATAGAGGCAGCCATCGCCTGAGCACCAATGAATGTCGAAGCAACTACAAGTCCTGCTTTAATTAATTTGTTCATTTTAAAACCTTATCCTTAGATTATTAATAAAATCCCGTGTTGGGAACACTGCGGCAGTGACCTATACCCACCTGAAACCCACTTTATTCTGACATAATAACGTCGTTCATAGAGGAGATCGCAAGTGCCTTTTATAGGCACAACTCAGCCGCACACACAATACGATATTTCTTGGCTACGCTTCTGTTAAATAAATGATAATTGAAGTGACAAAATGTTTCGATTGAATAAGGGTCACTGTAGTTTGAATGAGTAGGGCTGTCTTTCTGGCCAGCGCCTGGTGAGATAACTGAGGACGGTTAAATGGTGGATTCAAGGCTGAACAGAGAAACCCTGTCAGCCTTATCCGAGCTTAAATAAGATGCTTAATTCCTGCACTTCTATCGCAGCTTACACCTCACTGGTTGGTGTGCCTTTAGATAACACGGCTTTTAATTGTTGTGCCAATGCCCGACGTTTCTCTATATCAAGGGTCTGGTTGTCAGAACTAAGTTGCTCAGCAGCTTCAAGTACCAAAGGCTCCAGTTCAGCCATTTTATCGCTAAGCGCTTTGAGTTTTAGCTGTGTTTCTGACCAGTGCCCGGCCTGAATTTTAACGATATCTCCCGACATGCTCACTCCCAAATTATGTGCTGATGACGCTCGCATTCATTCCCTCAGCCCATGCTGAAATTAACACAGGTACTCTTAACTCTGGCAGACTCAGGCAAATATACCAAGGCGATTGACAATAAAAAAAGCGGCAACCCGGAGGTTGCCGCTTCGTGCCCCACAGCTTTGTTCTGGTATCATGCATACCAGAAATCAAAGACACTGTACTATTTTCTGTTCTTCACTTTGCCTGTCTGCGGGTGCAGGCACAGGCCACCAGCGCTGCTGGTAAAAACGACTTATCTCGCCCGACGGTTGCCACTGAAATACGTACAACCACTCGTTATCGATCAACTGCTGCACCACTTCATGACATGAAGCAATGTCTTTAATTGCCGATTTAGGCGCCGCCACATAGACGGACAATCGCTGAACCTGATGCATCCAGTCGTGCCCGTTATGTAACGACTGCATTGCAAGGCCTGTCCTGAGATCTCCGCCATTCCCCTCAAAGACACCAATATTACCGCCAACCGCGTTATGTAATACCTTATTGCCACTACCAAAATGCAAATTATCTGTGGTCGAGGCGTTGTACTGCATGTTGATCCAATGGGTCACCAGCATAGGTGCGGTCATGATGGTTTCGAGCACCTTAAAATCAGTATCATGCTGCCATTGATAATCATGTAAGAAACTGCGCCCCTGCAGATCTAATCCCCGGGTCCAGTCGCGTGGGGCGACAATAAATGCTGCATTATTGGCCAGTCCCCACTCCGGGCGCGTCTGAGACCAATCCAGACTACGGGCTATCAAAGCCTGATCCAGAGCTTCCCGATCAAAATCAGCCAGCTGTGCATCAAGCTTTGCCGCGCGCTCTTTTTGTGCCACAGCCGTTGCGCGCGACAGCCAGGACTCTATCTGAGCATCGGGTTTTTCGCCATAACAGCGAATGTGATCTGTGGTGGTATTGTGCAGCGCTGCCACAAACCGGGTCTGCGTAGGGATCTCAACCCCAAGTTCAGTTAATTCAGCCCGTACCGCCTTATCATTCAGCAACCAGGCCAGTACTTTGACGTTGACTTCACCACTTTGACCACCACATGCGCCACACCCAAGTCCCGCTTCTTGCAAGTTGTTGGTCGACTGACTACCATGACCAACTAACAGCACGGTTGGTGCGAAGTGTTCAAATCCCATCGCATGCAATACACCGGCGGCCAGCCCGGCCTTTTGCTGCGCGCTTAACTCCTCGCCATTTTGCGTCAACGACCAGCTCTGACTGTTTGATAACTTATCGACAGGATGCACTTGCTCAGAGGCAAAAAACGCTTTTTTCAGTAATTTAAATGTATCTATCCACCCAGCCGACTCCACCATAGAAAATGACGCGGTGGCCGACTTCGAAAATGCCTGCCAACGGGCGCCGGCGTTTAGAGCGGCGGCACCATGCTTGTCGGTTTGCGCATGAGAGGCCACCAGACTGGGCATTAATAAGCCCGGGCACTGAGGACGGCTCACATCAGCCTGTTGCGGCTGGTATGAAATTGGCAAGCCAAAAAAGCCCGCAAACCCCATAGTCTGTATGGTATCGCTTTGCGCTTCCAATGCCCGACGATAGATTTCCGAGCGTACATCAATACAGAATGCGACCTGGCACTGGATGGCTTGAGCCGATAAATTGCCCGGGCGGCTCAACACGCCATGTAGCTGCTGCTGGTAACTCAGCTCAGCCGCCCTGGCCCAGATCCACAGCGGTTTTTGCTGTGTTTGATGTTGCGCTGGCAAATCCGTCAGCCGGGCAATAGATTGCTTCCATGCATGCGCTAAAGTCGCAAAAAAACCAGGAAATTGTGTCTTTTGATAACGCCACAACACCAGCTCCCAGGCCATCCGAATTGCCAGCAGCGCCAGGGTCTGATCTTGTGGCGCATTGCTGAGTTCACCTTGCCAACGTAAGTAGGCGACCCAGGCTCCCCATCCACTGATATCCAGCAACATGGCATGGGCATACAATTCGACCTGATCGTCTTCTATGCCAAAGGTGTCCAGCGCCTGGGCTATCAGCGTCTGCGGGTCATCTGGTAGCTGCGCAAAATAGCGGTGCAGGTCGGGCTCATCCAGCACAATGCTGAGTCCCCTATCACGCTGACTCACCGCCAGCCAGTGGGCATAAAGTTCAGGCTGCGCGCCGCTATGCAGCATCGGCTGTGCCTGCTGAAAATGTGCAGCACAAAACTGGCTGATCTGATGTATGATTTCGTCACGCCAGGCCATTTTATGACGCGCTCTGTGTTCGTCCAGCAGCGCTGACAAAGGCTGCCACGGCGCATGCTCCGGTGTGCGCTCTAGCGTCTGGACCAGCTCACCCAGACTGATCCCAAGTCCGGACTCCGCCAGTGCCGTTTGCAGGGCCTGCTCAGTGATCAGGCCACGTCGATACCAATCCAGATAGTCACTGGCTGGCATCAACATCGAAATACCGCCCAGCGCACTGAGCCGCGCACTGACCTGCTCAATTGGCTCATCACGCATTGGCCAGTATGGACTGACCGCAATCATCTGGTCCAGCGGCCAGCTGGGTGCAAGCTTCAGACAAGCGGTTTGAATCGCGCTAAGTTGTGGTTGGGTGAGTGTGCGAATATCTCTTGCCATCTTAAGACTCCTGAATTAATCCATACGGGCGCTTGGCCGCGCGCTGCACTTTAACCGGTGCAGGTAACTTCACAGGCCAGATTTTTAGTGTCAGACGGGTCCACCACTCATCCAGATATAAACCGGCAAACAGCACCACTGATACCCTTTGCACCCGAGGATCCGCTGCTCTGTAGGTCAACAACCAGTTCAACGCAAACAAGCTGACAAACAACATCATCACCACACTATCGGCTGCACTCATGGGAGCTTCGTGTAGAAAGACCTCAGCAAACACAGTGTGAGCCAACAGAGTTTTCATTGCAGCATAGCTGGCCAACAGCACGACACAGACTGCCAGCACACCTGCCCAGGGAAGGCTATGATGCGCACTGCTGCGCTGCGCCAGAAGCAGCGTAAATGACATTGCCAGCAGGGCCCACATACTCAGCGCCGTACCCTGCCCCACGAACCAATATGTCACGGCAACCAAGCTCACGCTCAGCAGCGCCGCACCCAGCCAGCGTGTGCGCGACGGCGTAACAGGGGCCGCCAGACGGGCTTGCAGGTTATCCCGAACCGCATGCCCGGAGTTAAGAAAAGCATGCGCTTTGTACACTGAATGAGCTAATAAATGTAGCAATGCCAATTCATATAACCCCAGCGCACATTCAACCAACATCAAACCCATTTGTGCACTGGTCGACCAGGCAAGCCGCACTTTAACGCTTACCCGGGTTGTCATGATCAGCGCCGCCAGCACCGTTGTCAGACCGCCTGTCAGTAACAGCAACCACTGGGCGGCTGCAACCTGCATCACCACAGGCGCAAACACTATCATTAAAAAACCACCCAGATTGATAACACCCGCATGTAATAAAGCACTGACTGGCGTAGGGGCTTCTACCACCTGCATGAGCCAGCCGTGCACCGGCAGCTGCGCACATTTCATCAGTGCGACTATTACCAGCATGACTGCGGCAATCTGGGTGTAAACACTGACTTCAGGGTTGGGACCCTGATAATGTGCCAGAATCTCGGTCAGCAAAAAGGTACCGTGCGCCTGGTACAAGCACAGCACGGCAATCAGCAACGCCAGCTCAGCCAGACGGGCCAGAATGAACTTTTTATGTGCTCCCAGTGCAGCTCGGGGGCGCTCGGGATAGAAAAGTAATAACTGGTGAAGCGCCAGACTAATCACAGTCCAGCCCAGCAGCAGCAAGAGTAGATGATTACTCATCACCACCAGAGAGACAGCCGCAAGCGTGCCCAGTAGCCAACGCCAGTAAACGCCCAGACGCGGCTCACCGGCCATGTAATTGAGAGAAAAGCGCATCAGAATAATGGCCATAAACACCACCAGGGCAGACATGATCAGGCCCAGCGGCGTCACATACACCCACTGTGTAAACCTACTTTCAGGGAGAAAAGGGGTCTCAACACCCTGCCCGGCAATGGCCATAATCAATAAAACCAGTAACCAACCAGACAATACATTGACAAACGGCCTGCTGATGCGAATAGCACGGCCGCAATACCAGGCACTGAGCGCAAAACTGAGCGTGATGGCGAGCATCATCATTAACGATATTGACATAATTATCCCACTCCATTCAGAACAGGCACAGTATGTCAGGCGTTGAAAGATATAAAAAATATATATATTCTAACTAAACCATATATTTTATATAACATTCATATGAGCCGGCTTAACTATCATCACCTCTATTATTTCTGGCGTGTTGCCAAAGCAGGTAGCCTGACGCAGGTCGCTCAGGATGTGCACATCTCGCAATCCGCCCTGTCAATTCAGATCAAACGGCTTGAGCATACGATGGGTGTCTCATTATTTGAAAAACAAGGACGTAAGCTGATCCTGACTGATGCCGGGAAGCAGGTGTTGGTTTATGCCGACGATATCTTTTACAAAGGTGAAGAGCTCGAATCCTTTTTACTCAAAGGTGTGGCCACCGAGCGGCAACACCTGTCGATTGGCGTGCAAACTACCCTGTCGCGAAATTTCATTGAAAGCTTTATCAGCCCTTTGCTGTATGACCCGTATATCAGCTTTACCCTCACCACCCGCGACATGGATACCCTGTTACAAGGATTAAGCAACCATGAACTGGATCTGGTGCTGACCAACCGTCTCGCCAGCCAGAATGAAACCCGCTGGCATACGCAACTGGTGTCGCGCCAGCAGGTTGCCATTGTCGGCCCGAAGGGCGCCGGCATTAAAAGTGACTTTCCACAAGGCTATGACAAAGTGCGCTGGGTACTGCCCGGGCCAACCACAGAGATCCGCTCTGCCTTCAATGCCTTATGCGCCGCTCATCAATACACGCCGGATATTCAGGCCGAGGTA
This genomic stretch from Pseudoalteromonas rubra harbors:
- a CDS encoding substrate-binding periplasmic protein, with product MNSSQWFIICSILISALSFGKLAVADVLDVSVGWTKPPYVVEQGDTGFELDMVKAIFALLGHDLRFVYVPFGRSDSLLKTHKVDAALTMNRRMDLAGAVLSEPYITYHNTAISLKSRKLIIPNISALENYAVIGFQNASLVLGMEYRLATASSPLYIELPDQQKQVELLLQGKVDVVVMDVNIFNHLSKAVVGQDQMPNVSVHHLFPASPYRIAFRDSDLKEAFNLKMVQFKRSAAYQTLLNKYEFLQ
- a CDS encoding YbcC family protein, with the protein product MARDIRTLTQPQLSAIQTACLKLAPSWPLDQMIAVSPYWPMRDEPIEQVSARLSALGGISMLMPASDYLDWYRRGLITEQALQTALAESGLGISLGELVQTLERTPEHAPWQPLSALLDEHRARHKMAWRDEIIHQISQFCAAHFQQAQPMLHSGAQPELYAHWLAVSQRDRGLSIVLDEPDLHRYFAQLPDDPQTLIAQALDTFGIEDDQVELYAHAMLLDISGWGAWVAYLRWQGELSNAPQDQTLALLAIRMAWELVLWRYQKTQFPGFFATLAHAWKQSIARLTDLPAQHQTQQKPLWIWARAAELSYQQQLHGVLSRPGNLSAQAIQCQVAFCIDVRSEIYRRALEAQSDTIQTMGFAGFFGLPISYQPQQADVSRPQCPGLLMPSLVASHAQTDKHGAAALNAGARWQAFSKSATASFSMVESAGWIDTFKLLKKAFFASEQVHPVDKLSNSQSWSLTQNGEELSAQQKAGLAAGVLHAMGFEHFAPTVLLVGHGSQSTNNLQEAGLGCGACGGQSGEVNVKVLAWLLNDKAVRAELTELGVEIPTQTRFVAALHNTTTDHIRCYGEKPDAQIESWLSRATAVAQKERAAKLDAQLADFDREALDQALIARSLDWSQTRPEWGLANNAAFIVAPRDWTRGLDLQGRSFLHDYQWQHDTDFKVLETIMTAPMLVTHWINMQYNASTTDNLHFGSGNKVLHNAVGGNIGVFEGNGGDLRTGLAMQSLHNGHDWMHQVQRLSVYVAAPKSAIKDIASCHEVVQQLIDNEWLYVFQWQPSGEISRFYQQRWWPVPAPADRQSEEQKIVQCL
- a CDS encoding NADH-quinone oxidoreductase subunit L, translated to MSISLMMMLAITLSFALSAWYCGRAIRISRPFVNVLSGWLLVLLIMAIAGQGVETPFLPESRFTQWVYVTPLGLIMSALVVFMAIILMRFSLNYMAGEPRLGVYWRWLLGTLAAVSLVVMSNHLLLLLLGWTVISLALHQLLLFYPERPRAALGAHKKFILARLAELALLIAVLCLYQAHGTFLLTEILAHYQGPNPEVSVYTQIAAVMLVIVALMKCAQLPVHGWLMQVVEAPTPVSALLHAGVINLGGFLMIVFAPVVMQVAAAQWLLLLTGGLTTVLAALIMTTRVSVKVRLAWSTSAQMGLMLVECALGLYELALLHLLAHSVYKAHAFLNSGHAVRDNLQARLAAPVTPSRTRWLGAALLSVSLVAVTYWFVGQGTALSMWALLAMSFTLLLAQRSSAHHSLPWAGVLAVCVVLLASYAAMKTLLAHTVFAEVFLHEAPMSAADSVVMMLFVSLFALNWLLTYRAADPRVQRVSVVLFAGLYLDEWWTRLTLKIWPVKLPAPVKVQRAAKRPYGLIQES
- a CDS encoding LysR family transcriptional regulator, which codes for MSRLNYHHLYYFWRVAKAGSLTQVAQDVHISQSALSIQIKRLEHTMGVSLFEKQGRKLILTDAGKQVLVYADDIFYKGEELESFLLKGVATERQHLSIGVQTTLSRNFIESFISPLLYDPYISFTLTTRDMDTLLQGLSNHELDLVLTNRLASQNETRWHTQLVSRQQVAIVGPKGAGIKSDFPQGYDKVRWVLPGPTTEIRSAFNALCAAHQYTPDIQAEVDDMAMLRLLARDSGALAVLPPVVVKDEIAQGVLEQYHSQLPIFEHFYAITTSRKFVPQALLDLLKKPLA
- a CDS encoding S41 family peptidase, translating into MNDTVKALLLGCCVTHVAATPLNEAEQQAWITDIDFYAHQVRARHIHPFHTLTEVDFKHKVETLKTALPELSEAQVETRLMAISRAIGDGHSNYLMMSGPHQHFPFRFKFFGDTLKVVDATSEYRELIGTQLHSINGLSVAELYTQLAPVLPGVDNRFSEQSSFAYYLSLHKLLLGLGIVKQGLPTSFHFIAGTNEKTLQISPVSMREFGKLGSAYSRVEPKLTVQDIGMPGITLSLLENQKAAYFDFSSYPTPEQVMSRCDALQSTLESAGSRYLIIDFRGNSGGNFYSGLALSACLLPLDQVDWMRGVYVLTDSVTFSAAMSNTAQFRQILNAQVVGTPTGGDPNHFAENSQFLMPNSGRRFTLSKRYYPFIAEQSDAVYPDIHIEPSWDDYRRGKDTVLSKLLVRLSGMQITGNTVSASAE
- a CDS encoding GlxA family transcriptional regulator → MTRKQVYFIADGFQALDLFGPLDAFMETNSHVSHAYECKLLSLEAGPVTTVYGQQVQADYGLEDEFAVDDLIICGGNGMRTLSLNARQVERLSELAGRAQRVFSICTGAFVLARLFPQKALTLTTHWRHCDSLARLHSHCTISPEPLYIQDKHIWSSAGVLSGVDLALAIVREDHGNSVAAQVAKDLVVYLQRSGNQRQYSDALALQSGDSLKLSPLMEWLTTQLNQSVSVARMAEFCHLSERQLTRLFKQHLNCTPSHYFKVLKLNHARDLLSEENISLRHVAGKLGFNNYDSFRRAFIRQFGVSPSQYTKGINR
- a CDS encoding type III polyketide synthase; this translates as MTTLCKPATFYPEHLVNADDIMTVIEICHPDSPYKQRAFEMIQNTEVKNRHLILPLTEIVKLQDFGARAARYKEAAIEMAETVAIEAMENAQVAPEDIDMVIATSCTGFMMPSLTAHLINRLGLRNETKQIPVAQLGCVAGASAIGRAFEYCQSRKNSNVLIVCVETSSLCFHKEANRLQDFISDALFADGAAAVVMRGDSLVSGLKLINNQSVTIKDTIPYIEYDITHQGFKFSLDKEVMHSIPHVAPYLQSFCQRSLSRNANQVDSTIFHTGGKRILDELVRCLSLEPDMVSRSRDCLAETGNTSSVAVIDVLKRTFDSARCGDASLLAAFGPGFTSEMSIGVWH